One Streptomyces sp. NBC_01217 genomic region harbors:
- a CDS encoding IclR family transcriptional regulator, whose product MAKNIQSLERAAAMLRLLAGGERRLGLSDIASSLGLAKGTAHGILRTLQHEGFVEQDAASGRYQLGAELLRLGNSYLDVHELRARALVWTDDLARSSGESAHLGVLHQQGVLIVHHVFRPDDSRQVLEVGAMQPLHSTALGKVLSAYDPVAHSEALEAERQSFTPHTVTDREEFEAMLDLIRARGWAADVEETWEGVAAVAAPVHDRRRVPVGAVAVTGAVERVCADGELRPELIAAVRDCARAVSRDLGARPF is encoded by the coding sequence ATGGCCAAGAACATCCAGTCGCTGGAGCGGGCGGCGGCGATGCTGCGCCTGCTGGCAGGCGGCGAGCGGCGGCTGGGGCTGTCCGACATCGCCTCTTCGCTGGGCCTGGCCAAGGGCACCGCACACGGCATCCTGCGCACACTCCAGCACGAGGGCTTCGTCGAGCAGGACGCGGCGTCCGGCCGCTATCAGCTGGGGGCCGAGCTGCTGCGCCTGGGCAACAGCTATCTGGACGTCCACGAGCTGCGGGCCCGCGCGCTGGTCTGGACGGACGACCTGGCCCGCTCCAGCGGCGAGAGCGCCCATCTGGGGGTCCTGCACCAGCAGGGTGTCCTCATCGTCCACCACGTCTTCCGGCCCGACGACAGCCGGCAGGTCCTGGAGGTGGGGGCCATGCAGCCACTGCACTCCACGGCCCTGGGCAAGGTGCTCTCGGCGTACGACCCGGTGGCGCACTCCGAGGCCCTGGAGGCCGAGCGGCAGTCCTTCACGCCCCACACCGTCACCGACCGGGAGGAGTTCGAGGCGATGCTCGACCTGATCCGGGCCCGCGGCTGGGCGGCCGACGTGGAGGAGACCTGGGAGGGTGTGGCCGCGGTGGCCGCTCCGGTCCACGACAGGCGGCGGGTACCGGTCGGCGCGGTGGCCGTGACAGGCGCGGTCGAGCGGGTCTGCGCGGACGGGGAGCTGCGCCCCGAGCTGATCGCCGCGGTGCGGGACTGCGCCCGGGCGGTCTCCAGGGATCTGGGCGCCCGGCCCTTCTGA
- a CDS encoding MIP/aquaporin family protein → MSSSDIFIGETIGTAVLILLGGGVCAAVTLKRSKAQNAGWLAITFGWGFAVLAGAYLAGGVSGAHLNPAVTIGLAIEGGTKWSDVPLYLVSQLFGAMIGAVLVWLTYYGQFRAHLTDPEILGAQPGEEAMVDQAAAPKAGPVLGIFSTGPEIRHAVQNLVTEIIATVVLVLAILTQGLNNDGNGLGTLGALVTALLVVGIGLSLGGPTGYAINPVRDLGPRIVHALLPLPNKGGSDWGYAWIPVVGPLIGGAIAGGLYNVAFA, encoded by the coding sequence GTGTCCAGCTCCGACATCTTCATCGGCGAGACCATAGGTACCGCCGTACTCATCCTGCTCGGCGGTGGTGTCTGTGCCGCCGTCACTCTCAAGCGCTCCAAGGCCCAGAACGCCGGCTGGCTCGCCATCACCTTCGGGTGGGGTTTCGCCGTGCTGGCCGGCGCGTATCTGGCCGGTGGAGTTTCCGGCGCGCATCTCAATCCGGCGGTCACGATCGGTCTCGCGATCGAGGGCGGCACCAAGTGGAGCGACGTACCGCTGTACCTCGTCTCCCAGCTGTTCGGCGCGATGATCGGCGCGGTGCTGGTCTGGCTGACGTACTACGGACAGTTCCGGGCGCACCTCACGGATCCGGAGATCCTGGGCGCCCAGCCGGGTGAAGAGGCCATGGTCGACCAGGCCGCCGCCCCGAAGGCGGGCCCGGTGCTGGGCATCTTCTCCACCGGCCCCGAGATCCGGCACGCGGTGCAGAACCTCGTCACCGAGATCATCGCCACCGTCGTGCTCGTCCTGGCGATCCTCACCCAGGGCCTCAACAACGACGGCAACGGCCTCGGCACGCTCGGCGCCCTCGTCACCGCTCTGCTCGTCGTCGGCATCGGTCTCTCCCTCGGCGGGCCGACGGGTTACGCAATCAACCCGGTTCGCGACCTCGGTCCGCGTATCGTGCACGCGCTGCTGCCGCTGCCGAACAAGGGCGGTTCCGACTGGGGCTACGCGTGGATCCCGGTCGTCGGACCGCTCATCGGCGGCGCGATCGCGGGCGGGCTCTACAACGTCGCCTTCGCCTGA
- the glpK gene encoding glycerol kinase GlpK — protein MTDAHTTGPFIAAIDQGTTSSRCIVFDKDGRIVSVDQKEHEQIFPKPGWVEHNATEIWENVQEVVAGAIAKAGITAADVKAIGITNQRETTLLWDRNTGEPVHNALVWQDTRTDALCKELGRNVGQDRFRRETGLPLASYFAGPKVRWLLDNVEGLRERAERGEILFGTMDSWVIWNLTGGTEGGVHVTDVTNASRTLLMNLHTLAWDDKILTSMEIPAAVLPEIRSSAEVYGTAKGGVLDGVPVASALGDQQAALFGQTCFAKGEAKSTYGTGTFMLMNTGETPVNSYNGLLTTVGYRIGEQKPVYALEGSIAVTGSLVQWMRDQMGLIKSAAEIETLASSVEDNGGAYFVPAFSGLFAPYWRSDARGVIAGLTRYVTKAHIARAVLEATAWQTREITDAMTKDSGVELTALKVDGGMTSNNLLMQTLADFLDAPVVRPMVAETTCLGAAYAAGLAVGFWPDTDALRANWRRAAEWTPRMAADTRDREYKSWLKAVERTMGWIEDSTVEE, from the coding sequence GTGACCGACGCACACACCACCGGCCCGTTCATCGCGGCCATCGACCAGGGCACCACCTCCAGCCGCTGCATCGTCTTCGACAAGGACGGCCGGATCGTCTCCGTAGACCAGAAGGAGCACGAACAGATCTTCCCGAAGCCGGGCTGGGTCGAGCACAACGCGACCGAGATCTGGGAGAACGTCCAGGAGGTCGTCGCCGGGGCCATCGCCAAGGCGGGCATCACGGCCGCCGATGTGAAGGCCATCGGCATCACCAACCAGCGCGAGACCACACTGCTCTGGGACAGGAACACCGGCGAGCCCGTCCACAACGCCCTTGTCTGGCAGGACACCCGCACCGACGCGCTCTGCAAGGAGCTCGGCCGCAACGTCGGTCAGGACCGCTTCCGCCGCGAGACCGGCCTGCCACTCGCCTCGTACTTCGCCGGCCCCAAGGTCCGCTGGCTGCTCGACAACGTGGAGGGGCTGCGTGAGCGCGCCGAGCGCGGCGAGATCCTCTTCGGCACCATGGACTCCTGGGTCATCTGGAACCTGACCGGCGGCACCGAGGGCGGTGTCCACGTCACCGACGTCACCAACGCCTCGCGCACCCTTCTGATGAACCTGCACACCCTGGCGTGGGACGACAAGATCCTCACCTCCATGGAGATCCCGGCGGCCGTGCTGCCCGAGATCCGCTCCTCCGCCGAGGTGTACGGCACCGCCAAGGGCGGCGTCCTGGACGGCGTCCCGGTCGCCTCCGCGCTCGGTGACCAGCAGGCGGCCCTCTTCGGCCAGACCTGCTTCGCCAAGGGCGAGGCCAAGTCCACGTACGGCACGGGCACCTTCATGCTGATGAACACCGGTGAGACGCCCGTCAACTCGTACAACGGACTGCTGACGACGGTCGGTTACCGGATCGGCGAGCAGAAGCCGGTGTACGCCCTGGAGGGCTCCATCGCCGTCACGGGTTCGCTGGTGCAGTGGATGCGCGACCAGATGGGCCTGATCAAGTCCGCGGCCGAGATCGAGACCCTGGCCTCGTCGGTCGAGGACAACGGCGGCGCGTACTTCGTGCCCGCCTTCTCCGGCCTCTTCGCCCCGTACTGGCGCTCCGACGCCCGCGGCGTCATCGCCGGTCTGACCAGGTACGTCACCAAGGCACACATCGCCCGTGCCGTCCTGGAGGCCACCGCCTGGCAGACCCGCGAGATCACCGACGCCATGACCAAGGACTCCGGCGTCGAGCTGACCGCCCTCAAGGTCGACGGCGGCATGACCTCCAACAACTTGCTGATGCAGACGCTCGCCGACTTCCTGGACGCACCCGTGGTGCGGCCCATGGTCGCCGAGACCACCTGCCTCGGCGCCGCCTACGCCGCCGGTCTCGCCGTCGGCTTCTGGCCGGACACCGACGCGCTGCGTGCCAACTGGCGCCGGGCCGCCGAGTGGACACCCCGCATGGCCGCGGACACCCGCGACCGCGAGTACAAGAGCTGGCTCAAGGCCGTGGAACGGACCATGGGCTGGATCGAAGACAGCACAGTCGAGGAGTAA
- a CDS encoding glycerol-3-phosphate dehydrogenase/oxidase, which translates to MTTLQSVPSLGTHPASGSLPSRAETREQLSKATYDLLVIGGGILGISTAWHAAQSGLRVALVDAGDFAGATSSASSKLLHGGLRYLQTGAVKLVAENHFERRAVSRQVAPHLANPLTFYLPVYKGGPHGAAKLGAGVFAYSALSAFGDGVGHVISPAKAQRDVPELRTDNLKAVAVYGDDQMNDARMALMTVRAAVDAGAVVLNHAAVTGLRFTKGRVTGADLEDRTDGTEFGVNARLVLNATGPWVDHLRKMEDPNAAPSIRLSKGAHLVLKRTRPWKAALATPIDKYRITFALPWEDMLLLGTTDEEYEGDPADVAVNEKDTAQILDEAAFSIRDQQLSRDLITYSFAGLRVLPGGPGDTSKAKRETVVTEGRGGMLSVAGGKWTTFRHIGRTVMNKLAALPGHPLAEDMEPMARLPKKLPLPGIANPNAVAHRLLVDGGTPGPRMAADTARHLATHYGSLSFDIARLANENPALAERIHPDAPEIWAQVVYARDHEWAETADDVLRRRTTLTIRGLATDEIRAGVESMLGDRG; encoded by the coding sequence ATGACCACCCTGCAGAGCGTCCCGTCACTCGGGACGCACCCGGCCTCCGGCTCCCTTCCGAGCCGCGCCGAGACTCGGGAGCAGCTCTCCAAGGCGACGTACGACCTCCTGGTGATCGGTGGCGGCATCCTGGGCATCTCCACCGCCTGGCACGCCGCGCAGTCCGGGCTGCGGGTGGCCCTGGTGGACGCCGGCGACTTCGCCGGCGCCACCTCCTCCGCCTCCTCCAAGCTGCTCCACGGCGGTCTGCGCTATCTGCAGACCGGCGCCGTGAAGCTGGTCGCGGAGAACCACTTCGAGCGGCGCGCGGTGTCCCGTCAGGTCGCCCCGCACCTGGCGAATCCGCTCACCTTCTACCTGCCGGTCTACAAGGGCGGGCCGCACGGCGCGGCCAAGCTCGGCGCGGGCGTGTTCGCGTACTCCGCGCTCTCCGCGTTCGGTGACGGCGTCGGCCATGTGATCAGCCCGGCGAAGGCTCAGCGCGACGTGCCGGAGCTGCGTACCGACAATCTCAAGGCCGTCGCGGTCTACGGCGACGACCAGATGAACGATGCCCGCATGGCGCTGATGACGGTCCGTGCGGCCGTCGACGCGGGCGCGGTCGTCCTCAACCACGCCGCGGTGACCGGACTGCGGTTCACCAAGGGCCGGGTGACCGGCGCCGACCTGGAGGACCGTACGGACGGCACGGAGTTCGGTGTCAACGCCCGGCTCGTGCTGAACGCCACCGGACCGTGGGTCGATCACCTGCGCAAAATGGAGGACCCGAACGCGGCGCCCTCGATACGTCTGTCCAAGGGCGCGCACCTCGTACTGAAGCGCACCCGCCCCTGGAAGGCCGCGCTCGCCACCCCGATCGACAAGTACCGCATCACGTTCGCCCTGCCCTGGGAGGACATGCTGCTGCTCGGTACGACGGACGAGGAGTACGAGGGCGATCCGGCGGACGTCGCGGTCAACGAGAAGGACACCGCGCAGATCCTGGACGAGGCGGCGTTCTCGATCAGGGACCAGCAGCTGTCACGCGATCTGATCACGTACTCCTTCGCGGGCCTGCGGGTGCTTCCCGGCGGCCCCGGTGACACGTCCAAGGCCAAGCGCGAGACAGTCGTGACGGAGGGCCGCGGCGGGATGCTGTCGGTCGCGGGCGGCAAGTGGACGACGTTCCGCCACATCGGCCGTACGGTGATGAACAAGCTTGCCGCGCTCCCCGGGCACCCGCTGGCCGAGGACATGGAGCCGATGGCCCGTCTGCCGAAGAAGCTCCCGCTGCCCGGCATCGCCAACCCGAACGCGGTGGCTCACCGGCTGCTGGTCGACGGCGGCACGCCCGGACCGCGGATGGCCGCCGACACCGCTCGGCACCTCGCCACCCACTACGGCTCGCTCTCCTTCGACATCGCGCGGCTGGCGAACGAGAACCCGGCGCTGGCCGAGCGCATCCACCCGGACGCGCCGGAGATCTGGGCGCAGGTCGTCTACGCACGTGATCACGAGTGGGCCGAGACGGCGGACGACGTGCTGCGCCGCCGGACGACACTGACGATCCGCGGTCTGGCGACGGACGAGATCCGGGCCGGCGTCGAGTCCATGCTCGGCGACCGGGGCTGA
- a CDS encoding FadR/GntR family transcriptional regulator — MAVTDEAIEKIKGMIVSGALRPGDRLPKESELAAELGLSRNSLREAVRALSLIRILDVRQGDGTYVTSLDPQLLLEALSFVVDFHRDDTVLEFLAVRRILEPAATAMAATRISEDQLDVLSSQLDALGANPSVEELVACDLEFHRGIVQSSGNSVLCSLLDGLSGPTTRARVWRGLTQEDAVSRTLHEHRAIVSALRDRDTEAARAWATVHVASVEQWLRSTL, encoded by the coding sequence ATGGCTGTCACCGACGAGGCGATCGAGAAGATCAAGGGAATGATCGTCTCGGGTGCGCTACGGCCCGGCGACCGGCTCCCCAAGGAGAGCGAACTCGCGGCGGAGCTGGGGCTCTCCCGCAACTCCCTGCGGGAGGCGGTGCGCGCCCTGTCCCTGATCCGCATCCTCGATGTGCGGCAGGGCGACGGCACCTATGTGACCAGCCTCGATCCACAGCTGCTGCTGGAGGCGCTGAGCTTCGTCGTGGACTTCCACCGCGACGACACGGTGCTCGAATTCCTCGCGGTGCGCCGCATTCTGGAACCGGCCGCGACGGCGATGGCGGCCACCCGGATCAGCGAGGACCAACTGGACGTACTGAGCTCGCAGTTGGACGCGCTGGGGGCGAATCCCTCAGTGGAGGAGCTGGTCGCCTGCGATCTGGAGTTCCACCGGGGGATCGTGCAGTCGTCCGGGAATTCGGTGCTCTGCTCGCTGCTCGACGGTCTTTCGGGGCCGACGACCCGGGCGCGGGTCTGGCGCGGTCTGACGCAGGAGGACGCGGTCAGCCGCACGCTCCATGAGCACCGGGCGATCGTGTCGGCGCTGCGGGACCGGGACACGGAGGCAGCGCGGGCCTGGGCGACGGTGCATGTGGCGAGCGTGGAGCAGTGGCTGCGGTCGACGCTTTAG
- a CDS encoding ABC transporter permease: MTGTVRPPAADGIDSGLKSALTGGSPLDRLKLIRWSDFSLVPVILVLMVIGFIVSPVFLTSENLISVVQQSSELSLLVLGQALILICGRMDLSLESTIGIAPVVAMWLVLPTEGGRFAGLGLLPTWSAIPLCLLVGLVIGAVNGFLMLKLRVNGFIATLGMLTMLRGLHIGITEGKSITDVPESFRYLGKSEWLGAPAAVWICLALFAVGGAALAWLRHGRSLYAIGGNPEAARAAGIRVDRVTWIVLAIGGLLAAFAGILYTGHYGSVAATQGNGWIFQVFAAAVIGGISLKGGRGTLFGALTGVLTLQLVVNVMTLGGVPALWNQFLNGAIIIVALVISRFASGEKQD, encoded by the coding sequence ATGACCGGCACGGTACGGCCTCCGGCGGCCGACGGCATCGACAGCGGGCTGAAGAGCGCACTGACGGGCGGGAGCCCGCTGGACCGGCTGAAGCTGATCCGATGGAGCGACTTCTCCCTGGTACCGGTGATCCTGGTGCTGATGGTGATCGGGTTCATCGTCTCGCCGGTGTTCCTGACCTCCGAGAACCTGATCAGCGTCGTCCAGCAGTCCTCCGAGCTGAGCCTGCTCGTCCTGGGCCAGGCACTGATCCTGATCTGCGGACGGATGGACCTGTCGCTGGAGTCGACGATCGGCATCGCGCCGGTCGTCGCGATGTGGCTGGTCCTGCCGACCGAGGGCGGCCGCTTCGCGGGCCTCGGCCTGCTGCCCACCTGGTCCGCGATCCCGCTCTGTCTGCTGGTGGGTCTCGTGATCGGCGCGGTCAACGGCTTCCTGATGCTGAAGCTGAGGGTCAACGGCTTCATCGCCACGCTCGGTATGCTCACCATGCTGCGCGGCCTCCACATCGGCATCACCGAGGGCAAGTCCATCACCGACGTCCCGGAGTCCTTCCGTTACCTCGGCAAGAGCGAGTGGCTCGGCGCACCGGCCGCGGTCTGGATCTGCCTGGCCCTGTTCGCCGTCGGCGGCGCGGCGCTGGCCTGGCTGCGCCACGGACGCTCGCTGTACGCCATCGGCGGCAACCCGGAGGCGGCGCGGGCCGCGGGCATCCGGGTGGACCGGGTCACCTGGATCGTGCTCGCCATCGGCGGTCTGCTGGCGGCCTTCGCGGGCATCCTCTACACCGGCCATTACGGATCGGTCGCGGCGACACAGGGCAACGGCTGGATCTTCCAGGTGTTCGCCGCCGCGGTCATCGGCGGGATCAGCCTCAAGGGCGGGCGCGGCACCCTGTTCGGTGCGCTGACCGGCGTACTGACGCTCCAGCTGGTGGTCAATGTGATGACCCTCGGCGGTGTCCCGGCGCTCTGGAACCAGTTCCTCAACGGCGCGATCATCATCGTCGCCCTGGTCATCTCCCGTTTCGCGAGCGGCGAGAAGCAGGACTGA
- a CDS encoding sugar ABC transporter ATP-binding protein, translated as MDQAPPPAVQAEGVVKRFGPTVALDGVRLTVRPGESHALVGRNGAGKSTLVGVLTGLHKADAGTVTFGGRPAPAFGDTTAWQSKVACVYQKSMVVPDLTVAENLFLNRFDENARWISWGRLRRRAERLLAEYGVQVDPGTRARDLAVEQRQFVEIARALSFGARLIILDEPTAQLDARGIGRLFDKLRELQSQGVAFLFISHHLQEVYELCTAVTVYRDARHVLTAPVADIAKAELVAAMTGERAAGATAWHAGGAGTAVRDESAAPVLRTEGLTLQGQFEPLDLEVRPGEVLGLAGSAASGNTALGETLAGMRKAGAGTVWVHGSTVRGGSVPHALDAGIGYIPEDRHDQGLVLDRSVAENATLTVTDQLGPWGTVLPSRTREFARSMIASLDIKTQGPEQPVSGLSGGNQQKVVVARALARKPSVLVAVRPTAGVDVKSKDSLLGVVRRVADEGNAAVIISDELDDLRVCDRVLALFHGRVVATFASGWTDGELVAAMEGVGERE; from the coding sequence ATGGACCAGGCACCACCACCCGCCGTACAGGCGGAAGGCGTCGTCAAACGTTTCGGGCCCACCGTGGCGCTCGACGGGGTCCGGCTCACCGTGCGGCCCGGCGAGTCCCATGCCCTCGTCGGCCGCAACGGCGCGGGCAAGTCGACGCTGGTCGGCGTCCTGACCGGACTCCACAAGGCGGACGCGGGCACGGTCACGTTCGGCGGCCGGCCCGCGCCCGCCTTCGGGGACACCACGGCCTGGCAGTCGAAGGTCGCCTGTGTCTACCAGAAGTCCATGGTCGTCCCCGATCTGACCGTCGCCGAGAACCTCTTCCTCAACCGGTTCGACGAGAACGCCCGCTGGATCAGCTGGGGGAGGCTGCGCAGACGCGCCGAGCGGCTCCTCGCCGAGTACGGCGTCCAGGTCGACCCCGGCACCAGGGCGCGCGATCTCGCCGTCGAGCAGCGGCAGTTCGTCGAGATCGCGCGGGCGCTGTCCTTCGGCGCCCGGCTGATCATCCTGGACGAGCCGACCGCCCAGCTCGATGCCCGCGGCATCGGACGGCTCTTCGACAAACTCAGGGAGCTGCAGAGCCAGGGAGTGGCGTTCCTCTTCATCTCCCACCATCTGCAGGAGGTGTACGAGCTGTGCACGGCGGTCACCGTCTACCGCGACGCCCGCCATGTGCTCACCGCCCCGGTCGCCGACATCGCAAAGGCGGAACTGGTGGCGGCGATGACCGGAGAGCGGGCCGCGGGCGCCACCGCCTGGCACGCGGGCGGTGCCGGGACGGCGGTACGGGACGAGTCGGCGGCCCCCGTACTGCGTACCGAAGGGCTCACCCTGCAGGGCCAGTTCGAACCGCTGGACCTGGAGGTCCGCCCCGGTGAGGTGCTCGGCCTCGCCGGCTCCGCGGCCAGCGGCAACACGGCCCTGGGCGAGACCCTGGCCGGAATGAGAAAGGCGGGCGCCGGCACGGTCTGGGTACACGGCAGCACCGTGCGCGGCGGCAGCGTGCCGCACGCGCTGGACGCCGGGATCGGCTACATCCCCGAGGACCGGCACGACCAGGGCCTCGTCCTGGATCGCAGCGTCGCCGAGAACGCCACCCTCACGGTCACCGACCAGCTCGGCCCGTGGGGGACCGTACTGCCCTCCCGTACAAGGGAGTTCGCACGGTCGATGATCGCCTCGCTGGACATCAAGACACAGGGGCCCGAGCAGCCCGTCTCCGGGCTCTCCGGCGGCAATCAGCAGAAGGTGGTCGTCGCCCGCGCGCTGGCCCGCAAACCCAGTGTGCTGGTGGCGGTCCGGCCCACCGCGGGTGTGGACGTCAAGTCCAAGGACTCGCTGCTCGGGGTCGTGCGACGGGTCGCCGACGAGGGGAACGCCGCAGTGATCATCTCGGACGAACTGGACGATCTGCGGGTCTGCGACCGGGTGCTCGCCCTGTTCCACGGGCGCGTGGTCGCCACGTTCGCAAGCGGGTGGACCGACGGGGAACTCGTCGCCGCCATGGAAGGTGTGGGGGAAAGGGAATGA